One Methylosinus sp. C49 DNA segment encodes these proteins:
- a CDS encoding GumC family protein: MISLALRNKLFILSVALACAVGGYALTKLLTPRYVAAAQIYLDPRGLPGLEGDANQGQDSTGFINFVETQTRILTSQVVLERVVEAEKLTEDPEFGASTSLFGKLFGRFGRAPTKEEIVDGAVRALGTKIMVRRPERTFIIDIAASSDNAQKSARIANAVAQAYIDVRSTMHKDAAQQAASSFTGRLDGLRERLLAAEKAVEAYKAENGFVGTRDSYIDEQRLKELNQQLTFARTRLEDTRSRFEQVQRAAHSDTELAAIAANMNLITLNALRGQQAEAAQKLADLSAELGPQHPVVKNATARLAETKRLVSTELARVAVSLRKDYERARSTEEALNREMQKLEGKAVVSAQASVKLRDLEREVEVSRSIYESFLTRSRQTGEARQLDAASTHIITMATPPIARSFPPGAGLMTGAGFVAGLTLGLGLAFLREGGFSGAPESGPRRDVEAEPVRVAVTDATKFTVRGPTSGPERLELTRLGIPFVRPFADRRELEAVVSRFGALVAESAHRPLVIGLVGDAPGSIRTVMAVNIALALRLQHLEVALVDADRDHAALTVLIEDGLEAFGDADDPFVRTDDSVLLALPAIDRRSRAAGAVERIVDGFRDGNPAEVDIVLCDGVGSDESMFERLDFVAPVLGRDQDEETAIAELPAALRAKIAVILRVDHSDPWLPRRDARRRAETRKTA; encoded by the coding sequence GGCTACCCGGTCTCGAGGGCGACGCCAATCAGGGCCAGGATTCGACCGGCTTTATCAATTTCGTCGAGACGCAGACCCGCATCTTGACCTCGCAGGTCGTGCTCGAGCGCGTCGTGGAGGCGGAGAAGCTCACCGAGGATCCCGAGTTCGGCGCATCGACGTCCTTGTTCGGCAAGCTGTTCGGCCGCTTCGGCCGCGCGCCGACGAAGGAGGAGATCGTCGACGGCGCCGTGCGCGCGCTCGGCACCAAAATCATGGTGCGCCGTCCCGAGCGCACTTTCATCATCGACATCGCCGCTTCGAGCGACAATGCGCAGAAATCGGCGCGCATCGCCAATGCGGTGGCGCAGGCCTATATCGATGTGCGCTCGACGATGCACAAGGACGCCGCGCAGCAGGCGGCGAGCTCCTTCACCGGGCGCCTCGACGGGCTGCGCGAGCGTCTGCTCGCCGCGGAAAAAGCCGTCGAGGCCTATAAGGCGGAGAACGGCTTCGTCGGCACACGCGATTCCTATATAGACGAGCAGCGGCTGAAGGAGCTCAACCAGCAGCTCACCTTCGCCCGCACGCGGCTCGAGGACACGCGCTCGCGCTTCGAGCAGGTGCAGCGCGCGGCGCATTCGGACACGGAGCTCGCGGCCATCGCCGCCAATATGAATTTGATTACCTTGAACGCGCTGCGCGGGCAGCAGGCGGAGGCGGCGCAAAAGCTGGCCGATCTCTCCGCCGAGCTCGGGCCGCAGCATCCGGTCGTCAAAAATGCGACGGCGCGGCTCGCCGAGACCAAGCGCCTCGTCAGTACCGAGCTGGCGCGCGTCGCCGTCTCGTTGCGCAAGGATTATGAGCGCGCGCGGAGCACCGAGGAGGCGCTGAACCGCGAGATGCAGAAGCTCGAGGGCAAGGCCGTCGTCTCGGCGCAAGCTTCGGTCAAGCTTCGCGATCTCGAGCGTGAGGTCGAGGTCAGCCGCTCGATCTACGAATCCTTCCTGACGCGCTCGCGTCAGACCGGCGAGGCGCGGCAGCTGGACGCGGCCAGCACGCATATCATCACAATGGCGACGCCGCCGATCGCGCGCAGTTTTCCGCCCGGCGCCGGGCTGATGACGGGCGCGGGCTTCGTCGCGGGCCTCACTCTGGGCCTCGGCCTGGCTTTTCTGCGTGAGGGCGGCTTCAGCGGGGCGCCCGAGTCGGGGCCTCGGCGCGATGTCGAGGCCGAGCCTGTGCGCGTCGCTGTGACCGATGCGACGAAATTCACCGTGCGTGGGCCGACGTCGGGGCCGGAGCGGCTCGAGCTGACGCGGCTCGGCATTCCTTTCGTGCGGCCTTTCGCCGATCGCCGCGAGCTCGAGGCGGTGGTGTCGCGCTTCGGCGCGCTGGTCGCCGAGAGCGCGCATCGGCCGCTCGTCATCGGGCTGGTCGGCGATGCGCCCGGCTCCATTCGCACAGTGATGGCCGTCAATATCGCTCTGGCGCTGCGGCTGCAGCATCTGGAGGTGGCGCTCGTCGATGCGGACCGCGATCATGCGGCGCTCACCGTTCTCATCGAGGATGGGCTCGAGGCGTTCGGCGACGCCGACGATCCTTTCGTGCGCACCGACGACAGCGTGCTGCTGGCGCTGCCGGCGATCGATCGACGCTCGCGCGCGGCCGGCGCGGTGGAGCGCATCGTCGACGGCTTCCGGGACGGCAATCCGGCCGAGGTCGATATCGTGCTCTGCGATGGCGTCGGCTCGGATGAGAGCATGTTCGAGCGGCTCGACTTTGTAGCGCCCGTGCTCGGCCGCGATCAGGACGAGGAGACTGCGATCGCCGAGCTTCCGGCGGCGCTGCGCGCGAAGATCGCGGTGATTTTGCGAGTCGATCATAGCGATCCCTGGCTGCCGCGCCGCGATGCGCGCCGTCGCGCGGAGACGCGCAAGACCGCCTGA